A region of Nostoc sp. 'Peltigera membranacea cyanobiont' N6 DNA encodes the following proteins:
- a CDS encoding PrsW family intramembrane metalloprotease yields MTSTAKSEDTIRKAAIDRSGWSYPVRFFQPHNPACYLYWLLVLKGIYVFSGLLFHSAIYPSALFIALSSQALYCLPWIWFLTHKDRYEREPAKLALLGFLWGGLVAPWVMALPGNGAILSLFAKLTSFDFYSHWSPALTAPIVEESSKFVGLVMLALLARNHVRNAYDGFLLGAFVGLGFQVFENVSYIVGAPDASFGSQQVANALLVLVSRTAVGFWSHSLFTAVAGTGFGYFLEAKNRSFGHRLAVLVGFFLLASLAHGCWDAIGGFIGFGPIGIAIGTVAILLAWRFSEQRQRKFVRVLLADDVANGIVTEAELAAISNRPRNRRAYLREIKSSFGPDAAKRAGFILDAAIDLAAAIASTDNLDSPAAKAARAEIARVRGAAQLG; encoded by the coding sequence GTGACCAGCACAGCAAAGAGTGAGGACACAATCCGCAAGGCTGCCATCGATCGTTCGGGCTGGAGCTATCCCGTCCGATTTTTTCAGCCGCACAACCCGGCGTGCTACCTGTATTGGTTGCTCGTGCTGAAAGGCATTTACGTCTTCAGCGGACTTTTGTTCCACAGCGCCATCTATCCCAGCGCTCTGTTTATTGCCCTCTCCTCTCAGGCACTGTATTGCCTGCCTTGGATCTGGTTTCTCACGCACAAAGATCGGTATGAACGTGAGCCAGCCAAGCTCGCGCTGCTCGGCTTCCTCTGGGGCGGACTAGTAGCGCCGTGGGTCATGGCGCTCCCTGGCAATGGTGCAATCCTATCGCTATTTGCGAAGCTGACCAGTTTCGACTTTTATAGCCATTGGAGTCCGGCCCTCACGGCACCCATCGTGGAGGAAAGCTCCAAATTCGTCGGTCTCGTCATGCTCGCTTTACTAGCACGCAACCATGTCCGCAACGCCTACGACGGGTTTCTGCTTGGTGCGTTTGTGGGTCTCGGCTTTCAGGTCTTTGAAAACGTTTCTTACATTGTGGGTGCCCCCGACGCAAGCTTTGGGTCGCAGCAGGTTGCTAATGCGTTGCTGGTGTTAGTATCGCGCACAGCGGTCGGTTTCTGGAGTCACTCGCTCTTCACGGCGGTTGCGGGTACGGGGTTTGGCTACTTCCTCGAAGCGAAAAATCGCTCGTTCGGCCATCGGCTCGCGGTTTTGGTAGGTTTCTTTCTGTTGGCTTCTCTGGCTCATGGCTGTTGGGATGCCATTGGCGGGTTTATCGGTTTCGGGCCCATCGGCATCGCCATTGGAACGGTTGCGATTTTGCTTGCGTGGCGGTTCTCCGAGCAGCGTCAGCGCAAGTTTGTCCGCGTCCTGCTGGCTGACGACGTTGCAAACGGAATCGTGACAGAAGCCGAACTGGCTGCGATTTCTAACCGACCGAGAAATCGGCGAGCTTACCTCAGAGAAATCAAGTCCTCATTCGGGCCTGACGCGGCAAAACGCGCTGGGTTCATACTCGATGCGGCGATCGATCTGGCAGCAGCAATTGCATCTACGGACAATCTCGATAGTCCGGCAGCCAAAGCCGCGCGTGCGGAGATTGCGAGGGTGCGCGGTGCAGCACAGTTAGGTTGA
- a CDS encoding single-stranded-DNA-specific exonuclease RecJ → MLDRPVSELSKPSRRLPNQRWQIYPQKPEFAQKLAVLINVSPIISQLLINRGIETPEQAQAFLNPESLVLPSPLEDFPDLGISLELLENAIASQTKIAICGDYDADGMTSTALLLRSLRTLGALVDYAIPSRMHEGYGINKRIVEEFHSEGVGLILTVDNGISAFEPVARARELGLAVIITDHHDIPQKLPPANAILNPKLIAESSPYRGVAGVGVAYILAVSLAQQLGETKGLIQPMLALFTLGTIADLAPLTGVNRRWVKRGLQHLPKSNLAGIQALIQVGGVQARGDEKAGEAGGVGEKKFNIPNSSNPKSLKPEDIGFRLGPRINAIGRIGNPQTVIELLTTDDMGVALERAMQCEQINASRQEMCQQIEQEAIAYVEAEFVTSLQQDRVLIVVQPNWHHGVIGIVASRLVERYGVPVFIGTYEDDEHIRGSARSIPEFHVFEALEYCHDLLGKFGGHKAAGGFSLPAENLQVLRSRLIEFANQCLEPQHLKPLLKIDAEVNLNHLNQQLYQQLNALHPCGMDNPDPVFWTPNVQVVEQKIVGKGHIKLTIAQTIDNQEYRIKAIAWRWGDYFRLPPRADVAYKLRENYFNGNTTIELELIGVRLPIQLQQFFASPPIQSSTTFEYNQRQYTCGFYKNGIEAELRIKNSEGKVLAMQPGHIIGLLGTNRQNAKEVDISQPQYDNIIQAALQALSVKSS, encoded by the coding sequence GTGCTAGACCGACCTGTATCTGAGCTATCAAAACCTAGCAGGCGCTTACCTAATCAGCGCTGGCAAATTTATCCACAGAAACCAGAATTTGCCCAAAAGTTGGCGGTTTTAATAAATGTTTCACCGATTATCAGCCAGTTATTGATTAATCGGGGGATTGAAACACCAGAACAGGCACAAGCATTTTTAAATCCAGAGTCTTTAGTTTTACCTTCACCGTTAGAAGATTTTCCAGATTTGGGGATTAGTTTGGAGTTGTTGGAAAATGCGATCGCTTCTCAAACAAAAATTGCTATCTGCGGTGACTACGATGCTGATGGAATGACTAGCACTGCTCTACTTTTGCGTAGTCTCCGCACTTTAGGCGCACTGGTAGATTATGCTATTCCTAGCCGGATGCATGAAGGCTACGGTATTAATAAACGCATAGTTGAAGAATTCCACAGCGAAGGCGTAGGGTTAATTCTGACTGTAGATAATGGCATCTCTGCGTTTGAACCAGTCGCTAGAGCTAGAGAACTTGGTTTAGCAGTGATTATCACCGATCATCACGATATCCCCCAAAAATTACCACCAGCTAACGCTATCCTCAATCCTAAGCTAATAGCGGAATCGTCACCTTATCGGGGTGTTGCTGGTGTTGGTGTTGCCTATATTTTGGCAGTGTCTTTAGCACAACAGCTAGGCGAGACGAAGGGGTTGATCCAGCCGATGCTAGCACTGTTTACACTAGGAACGATCGCAGATTTAGCCCCCTTAACTGGTGTAAATCGCCGTTGGGTGAAACGTGGTTTACAGCATTTACCCAAATCCAACTTAGCTGGAATACAAGCGTTAATTCAGGTAGGTGGCGTGCAGGCGAGGGGAGATGAGAAAGCAGGGGAAGCAGGGGGAGTAGGGGAGAAAAAATTCAATATTCCTAACTCCTCAAATCCTAAATCGTTGAAGCCTGAAGATATTGGGTTTCGCCTGGGGCCGCGAATTAATGCTATCGGTCGGATTGGTAATCCCCAGACTGTCATTGAATTGCTGACTACAGATGATATGGGGGTGGCGCTGGAAAGAGCAATGCAGTGCGAACAAATAAATGCCAGTCGCCAGGAGATGTGTCAGCAAATTGAACAAGAAGCGATCGCTTATGTAGAAGCAGAATTTGTTACATCTCTACAACAAGACCGGGTATTAATTGTTGTTCAACCCAATTGGCATCACGGCGTTATTGGCATTGTCGCCTCCCGCTTGGTAGAACGCTACGGCGTTCCTGTGTTTATCGGTACTTATGAGGACGACGAACACATACGCGGTTCAGCACGCTCGATTCCAGAGTTTCATGTGTTTGAAGCTTTGGAATATTGTCACGATTTACTAGGCAAATTTGGCGGACACAAAGCAGCTGGGGGATTCTCTCTACCAGCAGAGAATTTACAGGTGTTGCGATCGCGTTTGATTGAGTTTGCTAACCAGTGTCTTGAACCCCAGCATCTCAAGCCTCTGCTCAAAATTGATGCCGAAGTCAACCTCAATCATCTCAATCAGCAGCTTTACCAACAGCTTAATGCTCTCCACCCCTGCGGTATGGACAACCCCGATCCAGTTTTCTGGACACCTAATGTCCAAGTGGTTGAGCAAAAAATCGTTGGTAAGGGTCACATCAAACTGACAATTGCCCAAACTATTGATAATCAGGAGTATAGAATTAAAGCGATCGCTTGGCGTTGGGGCGACTACTTCCGCTTACCACCGCGAGCGGATGTAGCTTACAAACTGCGAGAAAATTACTTTAACGGTAACACCACCATCGAGTTAGAGTTAATCGGTGTTAGACTACCAATTCAGCTTCAACAATTTTTTGCTTCGCCGCCTATCCAGTCAAGTACAACTTTTGAGTACAACCAGCGACAGTATACTTGTGGTTTCTATAAAAACGGTATTGAAGCAGAATTAAGAATTAAAAATTCTGAAGGCAAAGTCTTAGCCATGCAGCCAGGACATATAATTGGTTTGCTCGGCACTAATCGTCAAAACGCTAAAGAAGTTGATATCTCTCAACCACAGTATGACAATATTATCCAAGCTGCCCTTCAAGCGTTATCAGTTAAAAGTTCTTAA
- a CDS encoding YkgJ family cysteine cluster protein gives MATWQCVKQCGACCNLEPADRPDLDEYLSPPELELYFSMVGEDGWCVNFDQTTRECRIYADRPRFCRVESEVFQDMYGVEPEEVNDFAIDCCRQQIEGVYGDRSLEILRFDKAVGL, from the coding sequence ATGGCAACTTGGCAATGTGTAAAGCAATGTGGAGCCTGCTGTAATCTCGAACCAGCAGATCGTCCAGATTTGGATGAGTATCTCTCTCCACCAGAACTAGAACTCTATTTCAGCATGGTAGGTGAAGATGGATGGTGCGTTAATTTCGACCAGACCACGCGAGAATGTCGGATCTACGCAGATCGTCCTCGTTTCTGCCGCGTGGAATCAGAAGTTTTTCAAGATATGTATGGGGTTGAACCTGAAGAAGTCAACGATTTTGCTATTGACTGCTGTCGTCAGCAAATAGAAGGAGTATACGGCGATCGCAGCTTAGAAATTCTACGCTTCGATAAAGCTGTTGGGCTGTAA
- a CDS encoding cobalamin-binding protein, which translates to MTDSNLRIVSLIPGGTEILAALGLVNAIVGRSHECDYPPEILNRPVCTQARLDSNASSSQIHNDVNNLLQSALSIYEIKTDVLEQLQPTHILTQDQCDVCAVSLHEVEKAVATLIDSKPQIISLQPNILKDVWADIERVGNTFEVDSVKVLENLEARVKICQQRIQGLSLHEQPTVACIEWIDPLMVAANWIPELVNLAGGQSLFCVKGQPSPILPWETLLTTNPDVIVFMPCGFDLNRTRQEAKLLTQRPEWEKLHATQAGRVYITDGNSYFNRPGPRLVDSLEILAEILHPEIFQYGYKGTAWELV; encoded by the coding sequence ATGACGGATAGTAATTTGAGAATTGTTTCCCTGATTCCCGGTGGAACAGAGATTTTAGCGGCACTAGGGTTGGTTAATGCTATTGTGGGGCGATCGCACGAATGCGATTACCCTCCAGAAATCCTTAATCGCCCCGTTTGTACCCAAGCACGCTTAGACTCTAATGCCTCCAGCAGCCAAATTCACAATGATGTGAACAATTTATTGCAATCTGCTCTCAGTATTTATGAAATCAAAACAGATGTTTTAGAGCAGTTGCAGCCTACCCACATTCTCACTCAAGACCAGTGCGATGTTTGTGCTGTCAGTTTACACGAAGTTGAAAAGGCAGTTGCTACACTCATTGACAGTAAACCGCAGATTATTTCTTTACAACCCAATATTCTTAAAGATGTTTGGGCTGATATTGAGCGAGTTGGTAATACCTTCGAGGTAGACTCGGTAAAAGTCTTAGAAAATTTAGAAGCTCGTGTAAAAATTTGTCAGCAAAGAATCCAAGGACTTTCTTTACACGAACAGCCTACTGTCGCCTGTATTGAGTGGATCGATCCTTTGATGGTGGCGGCTAATTGGATTCCTGAATTAGTTAACTTGGCAGGAGGACAGTCTCTATTTTGTGTTAAAGGTCAGCCTTCTCCTATTTTGCCGTGGGAGACACTATTAACAACTAATCCAGATGTAATTGTTTTTATGCCTTGTGGCTTTGATTTAAATCGCACTCGCCAAGAAGCTAAGTTGTTAACTCAACGTCCAGAGTGGGAAAAACTCCACGCTACGCAAGCTGGTAGGGTGTACATTACTGATGGCAATTCTTATTTTAATCGTCCAGGTCCGAGACTGGTAGATTCTCTAGAAATCTTGGCAGAAATTTTGCATCCAGAAATTTTTCAATACGGTTACAAAGGAACAGCTTGGGAACTTGTGTAA
- a CDS encoding sensor histidine kinase yields MQVVSTRDITEQKYAQEALQIRENSRRKQSQTLVQLARSKTFQQGNLNAVLREITETAAQTLLVKRVGVWLYNEERSKIECIDLYDTSTKEHSFGNSLSQENYPAYFQALEEERTIAADDARNDTRTQELSESYLSVLGITSVLDAAIWLEGCLVGVVCHEHIGESRQWTSEEETFAGSIADFVTLAIEASERNIVQEALRQSEAQFRAIFERSSIGIGLIDMKAQIVDTNPVLCEILGYSREELYGKRFTDYISIQKGDLKLYKQLMSGIRTNSTKISKLGFQPSKHQEQFVERHHIEMERRCLHQNGSLVWTHISVSVIPDSNGEPEFFLAMIEDITERKETELKLRASQEAAEAANRAKSEFLATMSHELRTPLNAIMGLSQLLQQEIVGSLNEKQNEYVSCIYSSGEHLLAMINDILDLSKVEAGKEELLLSPFPVSDLCNYAIWTVRDRAVEKGLQLTCKIDLPENICIADERRSKQMLLNLLTNAIKFTPIGNISLVVKKVPSGITFTVSDTGIGIEPSQFKFIFEPFKQLDSSLNRQYEGTGLGLALTRKLARLHGGDVTFTSILGKGSQFTLFLPNPVLSEAGEDGEDEEDEEFQINQTPL; encoded by the coding sequence ATGCAGGTGGTGTCAACTAGAGATATTACAGAGCAAAAGTACGCCCAAGAGGCTTTACAAATTAGAGAAAATAGTCGGCGAAAACAAAGCCAAACACTGGTGCAACTGGCAAGAAGCAAGACTTTTCAACAAGGAAATCTCAATGCAGTATTAAGAGAGATTACGGAAACTGCTGCTCAGACGCTCTTAGTAAAGCGAGTCGGGGTGTGGTTATATAATGAAGAACGCTCAAAAATTGAATGTATTGACTTATACGACACAAGCACTAAAGAGCATAGCTTTGGTAACTCGCTTTCACAAGAAAATTATCCAGCTTATTTCCAGGCTTTAGAAGAGGAACGCACTATTGCCGCAGATGATGCCAGAAACGATACAAGAACCCAAGAATTATCCGAGTCTTATCTTTCTGTTTTGGGCATCACATCCGTGCTAGATGCAGCTATTTGGCTAGAGGGTTGTTTAGTGGGCGTAGTCTGCCACGAACACATAGGCGAAAGTCGCCAATGGACTTCAGAAGAAGAGACTTTTGCTGGCTCAATAGCAGATTTCGTGACCTTGGCTATAGAAGCAAGCGAGCGAAATATTGTACAGGAAGCACTGCGACAGAGTGAGGCGCAATTCCGAGCGATTTTTGAGCGTTCTTCTATCGGTATTGGACTTATAGATATGAAAGCCCAGATAGTCGATACCAATCCGGTACTGTGTGAGATTTTAGGATACAGCCGAGAAGAACTATATGGCAAGCGCTTTACAGATTACATTTCTATACAAAAAGGGGATTTAAAACTTTACAAACAACTAATGTCAGGAATTCGTACAAACTCAACGAAAATTTCCAAGTTAGGCTTCCAACCCTCCAAACATCAGGAACAGTTTGTCGAAAGACATCACATTGAGATGGAAAGACGCTGCCTGCATCAAAATGGTAGCTTAGTTTGGACTCATATCTCTGTTTCTGTTATACCAGACAGCAATGGTGAACCTGAGTTTTTTCTAGCGATGATTGAGGATATTACTGAACGCAAGGAAACAGAGTTGAAACTGCGTGCCTCTCAAGAAGCAGCAGAAGCTGCTAATCGGGCAAAAAGTGAATTTTTAGCAACCATGAGCCATGAGTTGCGGACACCTCTAAATGCGATTATGGGCTTATCACAACTACTGCAACAAGAAATAGTTGGCTCTCTCAATGAAAAACAGAACGAATATGTAAGTTGTATATATAGTAGTGGTGAGCATTTGCTGGCAATGATTAACGATATCCTTGATTTATCTAAGGTAGAAGCAGGTAAAGAGGAATTGTTACTGTCACCTTTCCCAGTGTCAGATTTATGTAATTATGCCATCTGGACAGTGCGCGATCGCGCCGTAGAAAAGGGGTTACAACTTACCTGTAAAATTGATCTCCCAGAGAATATTTGTATTGCTGATGAGCGGCGCAGCAAGCAAATGCTACTAAATTTGCTCACAAATGCGATTAAATTCACTCCAATCGGCAATATATCGCTAGTAGTGAAAAAAGTACCATCAGGAATAACCTTTACAGTTTCAGATACTGGAATTGGTATAGAACCAAGTCAGTTTAAATTTATATTTGAACCATTTAAACAGCTTGACAGTAGCTTAAATCGTCAGTACGAAGGCACTGGTTTGGGTTTAGCTTTAACACGCAAATTAGCGCGTTTGCATGGTGGCGATGTGACCTTTACATCTATTTTGGGAAAGGGTAGTCAGTTCACTCTATTTCTACCAAATCCAGTGCTTTCAGAAGCTGGAGAAGATGGAGAAGATGAAGAAGATGAAGAATTTCAAATCAACCAAACACCACTTTAG
- the psb30 gene encoding photosystem II reaction center protein Ycf12/Psb30 translates to MFDAVSDLFNAFTSINWEVIFQLLSVALIVIAGPAVIFVLAFRNGNL, encoded by the coding sequence ATGTTTGACGCTGTATCTGACTTGTTTAACGCTTTTACCAGTATCAATTGGGAAGTTATCTTCCAATTACTATCTGTGGCGCTAATCGTAATTGCTGGCCCAGCAGTAATCTTTGTGCTGGCATTTCGCAACGGCAATTTATAA
- a CDS encoding TMEM165/GDT1 family protein has product MDWHLLGLSFITVFLSELGDKSQLAAIALSGRSNSPRAVFFGSAGALLLTSLLGALAGGAVAELLPTRVLKAIAAIGFAILAARLLLFNNEPSTDSEPTP; this is encoded by the coding sequence ATGGATTGGCATCTTTTAGGACTGAGCTTTATTACAGTTTTTTTATCAGAATTGGGTGACAAAAGTCAGCTAGCAGCGATCGCACTTTCGGGGCGTTCTAATTCTCCACGGGCAGTATTTTTTGGTTCAGCTGGTGCATTGCTGTTGACAAGCCTATTGGGAGCGTTAGCAGGGGGTGCAGTAGCTGAATTATTACCTACACGCGTTTTAAAAGCGATCGCTGCTATCGGATTTGCCATCCTCGCTGCACGCCTGCTGTTATTTAACAATGAACCATCGACAGATTCTGAACCAACACCATAA
- a CDS encoding TMEM165/GDT1 family protein: protein MKLDSAPLEISGIAQTDIELELKDSNDFSLTPAIAQPVQPVVAESRQKQESVLVVFGTTFVTIFLAEIGDKTQLSTLLMSAQSHSPWVVFIGSAAALITTSLLGVLLGSWISSRLSPKTVEKSAGVMLLVISLMLFWDVFTSH from the coding sequence GTGAAACTTGACTCTGCACCTTTGGAGATTTCTGGCATAGCTCAGACTGACATCGAGCTAGAACTTAAAGACAGCAATGATTTTAGCTTAACTCCTGCGATCGCCCAGCCAGTTCAGCCTGTAGTTGCCGAGAGTCGTCAAAAGCAGGAATCAGTGTTAGTAGTTTTTGGTACAACTTTTGTAACCATTTTTCTAGCAGAAATTGGAGATAAAACTCAGTTATCCACTCTGTTAATGAGCGCACAATCTCATTCGCCGTGGGTGGTATTTATCGGATCGGCGGCGGCATTGATAACCACCAGCTTATTGGGTGTGCTTTTAGGCAGTTGGATATCCAGCCGACTCAGCCCAAAAACTGTAGAAAAATCAGCAGGCGTGATGTTGTTAGTAATTTCTCTAATGTTGTTTTGGGATGTATTTACTAGTCATTAG
- a CDS encoding mechanosensitive ion channel family protein, protein MFSFNRFLHSIIRFVLVSVMTIAMVLGWSAIAHSQLPSLPTAASNDPRQAPSGVTRLGMYEIASVHSPLDRNLLFEIVSPTVFNRSQPPDGSLPVEIRAEEITQRLIRALDRTNKAKQTPVVSIAILNKDLILQLSDDRTTRPLRLVTVTEPDGDYHGKTLEELAQEWQKILQAEVERINRLFSHEILWQRIVQAMQISIGLVLGSVALWLLRRTLIRKQTALEVRHQEQIAAVKQGVVKRAEGETSTTIHTIETSEKKTDADTIAHQRSQFLETIRRQFSLKRQLGIYSLLTWLLFWAFILMWYIGIVVIMYNVPYLMRWSKDALARPLALLIIWFFISLVIRLGKTLIDRLTDVWTTHSSLPLSETQRIALRAATVSGALKGLITFIFITFGILHSLKIFNMPTSSILAGGAVIGIAISLGSQSLIKDLVNGCLILMEDQFAVGDVIEIGDKSGLVENLNLRVTQLRNNEGKLITIPNSNITSVSNLTRLWSRVDFSIVVAYENDPKQVLEILKQVSKQLYSEVEWRDRLPESPQVLGIDDLSHTGMSVRVWIKTAPMEQWSVGREFRLRVRQAFEANNIQIDVN, encoded by the coding sequence ATGTTCTCGTTTAATCGCTTCCTCCATTCAATAATTCGGTTTGTGCTAGTCAGTGTGATGACGATCGCAATGGTGCTTGGTTGGAGTGCGATCGCTCACAGTCAACTGCCTTCCTTACCTACCGCAGCCTCCAACGATCCGCGCCAGGCGCCTAGTGGTGTTACCCGCCTCGGTATGTATGAAATTGCCTCTGTGCATTCACCCTTAGACAGAAACTTATTGTTTGAGATTGTCTCTCCCACTGTTTTTAATCGTAGCCAACCGCCAGACGGATCTCTTCCAGTAGAGATCCGTGCCGAAGAAATTACGCAACGGCTGATCCGAGCGCTCGACCGAACTAACAAAGCTAAACAAACTCCTGTGGTTTCTATTGCCATTTTGAATAAGGATTTAATCCTCCAGCTGAGTGACGATCGAACGACCCGTCCTTTAAGGCTGGTAACAGTAACAGAGCCAGATGGTGACTACCACGGGAAAACTCTGGAAGAATTGGCGCAGGAGTGGCAAAAAATATTACAAGCAGAAGTAGAACGCATTAATAGACTCTTCTCGCATGAGATATTGTGGCAACGAATTGTACAGGCAATGCAAATCAGCATCGGCTTAGTGTTGGGGAGCGTTGCGTTGTGGTTACTGCGGCGAACTTTAATTCGCAAACAGACGGCATTGGAAGTTCGCCATCAAGAGCAGATAGCTGCGGTAAAACAGGGTGTGGTCAAGCGAGCTGAGGGAGAAACATCCACAACTATTCACACAATAGAAACCAGCGAAAAGAAAACAGATGCAGACACGATCGCCCATCAGCGATCGCAGTTTCTAGAAACGATCCGACGACAGTTCAGCCTCAAGCGCCAACTGGGGATCTATTCTCTGCTCACATGGCTACTATTTTGGGCATTTATTCTGATGTGGTACATCGGGATTGTGGTCATTATGTATAACGTCCCCTACCTCATGAGATGGTCAAAGGACGCTTTAGCCAGGCCCCTGGCGCTACTGATTATTTGGTTTTTCATCAGTCTTGTTATTCGGCTCGGCAAAACCTTAATTGACCGCCTCACTGATGTCTGGACAACGCATTCCTCTCTTCCTTTGAGTGAAACTCAACGGATTGCGTTGCGAGCTGCAACAGTTTCCGGGGCACTCAAAGGATTAATCACCTTTATTTTCATTACCTTCGGTATCTTGCATTCTCTAAAAATATTTAATATGCCCACCAGTTCAATTTTGGCAGGGGGCGCTGTCATCGGTATTGCAATTTCTCTTGGTTCCCAAAGTCTAATTAAAGATTTGGTCAATGGCTGCTTGATTTTGATGGAGGATCAATTTGCTGTGGGAGATGTAATTGAGATCGGGGACAAAAGCGGACTGGTGGAAAATCTCAATCTACGGGTGACTCAACTACGTAATAACGAAGGTAAACTAATTACCATTCCCAATAGCAATATCACGAGTGTCAGCAATCTAACTCGCCTCTGGTCGCGGGTAGACTTTTCTATTGTAGTGGCGTATGAAAACGATCCCAAGCAGGTTTTAGAGATTCTCAAGCAAGTATCCAAACAATTGTATAGCGAAGTAGAATGGCGCGATCGCCTGCCAGAATCGCCCCAAGTGTTGGGGATTGATGACCTATCTCATACAGGTATGTCAGTGCGCGTCTGGATTAAAACCGCACCTATGGAACAATGGAGCGTTGGGCGAGAGTTCCGTCTACGGGTACGGCAAGCTTTTGAAGCTAACAATATTCAAATTGACGTAAATTGA